The sequence ATCGGCGCGGCCGTCGCCATCGCCTACGCCCGCGAGGGCGCGGACGTCGCGCTCTCCTACCTCCCCGAGGAGGAGGAGGACGCGAAGAAGGTCGTCGCCCTCATCGAGGAGGCCGGTCGCAAGGCCGTCGCCATCCCCGGCGACATCGCCACGGCCGAGTTCAGCCGCGAGCTCGTCGCGAAGGCGGTCGAGGGCCTCGGCGGACTCGACATCGTCGTCAACAACGCGGGCAAGCAGCAGAACGTCGACGCGCTCGAGGACATCTCGGACGAGGAGTTCGACCTGACCTTCAAGACCAACGTCTACGCGATGTTCTGGATCACGAAGGCCGCGCTGCCGCACCTCAAGCCCGGCTCGTCGATCATCAACACGTCGTCGATCCAGGCCTACGCGCCGTCGCCGAACCTCGTCCACTACGCCACGACCAAGGCCTCGATCAACGCGTTCTCGAAGGGCCTCGCCGGCCAGCTGGCGCCCAAGGGCATCCGCGTGAACGTCGTCGCGCCCGGCCCGATCTGGACCCCGCTGCAGACCGCGGGCGGCCAGCCCGAGGACGCGCTGCCCGAGTTCGGCGAGCAGACCCCGCTCGGCCGCGCCGGCCAGCCCGCCGAGCTCGCGCCCGCCTACGTGTTCCTCGCCTCCAACGAGTCGAGCTACGTCATCGGCGAGACGCTCAACGTCAACGGCGGCATGCCGACGCCCTAGCGGCACGCGCCTCGGCGCATCGCACCACCGCACCGCCCGACGCCCGGGTCGACCAGCAGGTCGGCCCGGGCGTCGTCGTGCGCCGCCCCCACCGGGACGGGCAGCCCGCACCGGAATAGGGTCGGGAGATGACCGGCACCCCGGCCCGCATCGGCGGGAACGTCCTCGCGGGGCTCATCTCCGCCGTCCGTCTCGTGCGTCGTCCGCGCCCGTTGCATCCGCACGGTGTCGCGCTCACCGGGAGGCTGTCGCCCGTCGCCGGTCGCGCCGCGTCGGGGCTGGCCTGGCTCGACGGGCTCGACGCCCCGCTCGACGTCGACGCCCGCTTCTCGCGCGGCGGCGGCCTCCCGGCGGCGCTGCCCGACGTGCTCGGGCTCGCGCTGCGGATCCCGGGCGGCGAGGGATCGACGGTGGACGTGCTGCTCGCGTCGACGGGCCTGTCACCGGCCGGCCGGCTCCTCCTCGCGCCGCGGCGGGCCCTCTCCGGGGCGCGGCTCACGACGCTCATGCCGTACCGCGGATCCGCGGGGCCGGTGCTGCTCGGCGTGCTGGTGGACCAGGATCCGCCGCTCCCCGCGGGCACCGACGACCTCGGGCGCGCGCTCGCGGATCGGCCGGTGCGCCTGCGGCTCGTGCACGCGGCGCCGCGGGGGCTCTGGCACGTGGCAGCGCGCATCGAGCTGACGCACGACGCCGCCGGACCGCTCGACACGGCGACGCGCGCCGATCCCGTTCTCGCGGCACCGCCCGGCGACACCACGTACCCCTGGACGCGCCGGCTCCGCTCCCCCGGCTACCGGGTCGCGCGGGCGGGCCGCCCGGTCGCCTCCCGCCACGCCGCGCACGACCCCGACGCCTGACGCCTGACGCCCAGGGCGTCCCCCGGACGACGAGACGGGCCGGAGGAGACCCCCGGCCCGTCGCGCATGCGCGCCGCTCACGCGCGCCGTGTCACCGAGTGCACTGCAGGACCTTCATCTGGGGGATCCGCGCGACGAGGGACGAGCACCTCGCCGAGAACTGCTGGATGAGGATGGTGACGTCCAGTCGGCACATCCTGCCCAGGTTCGCCGTCCCGCAGACGTCGTCCGCCGCCTGAGCCGGCGTCCGCGCGCCCTCGCGCACCAGGTCCACGATGAACGCGGGGACCGAGATGACGTGCGAGGTGACGGCGCGATCGCTGGCCGCCGGCGGGACCGCGTCGGAGGAGCCCGTCGTGCTCCCGGCGACCGCGGCGGAGTACGCCACGCCGGGTGCAGCGGACGCCGGACCGGCCGGGATGGACACGGAGACGCCGAGGGCGACGACGATGGCGAGGACGGCGGCGGCGAGCACGCGCCGAGGGCGGGCACGTCGGGAGATGAGGGGCCGGGCGCTTTCGAGGTGAGAGGTCATCGAGACTCCTGGTGGTCCGCGGCGACCGTCGCCGTGGAGCAAGGGAACCGTAGCCGCGGGGCGGATGCCGTGCCGGTCATCCACCGGAGCGGGCGTGAACGTCAGACGAACGACTGCGGAAGCGGCGGACCCGCGTGGTAGGGCGCGCCCATGCGGAGCGGGCCGGAGGCGGTCCTCCGGCCCGCCCGTCGGCTCAGCCCTTCCGGCAGCGCGACAGCTGGATGGAGGGGATCACCGCATCCATCCCGTAGGTCTGGCAGTCGTCGTCCTTGGCGAGGTTCCCGCGCAGCAGCGGGAGCACGTACTTGAGGCACTGGTTCCCCAGGTCGTACGAGTTGCACACGTCGATCGCGGCGCCCAACGTGCCGCCCGCGTACCCGCGGTCGATGTACCGCGGAGCGATGTAGAGCCTGCCCGTGCGCTGACGGTCGCTCGCGGTCACGGCCCCGGTGGCGGCCGTCTGGTGCTCCACGGAGTAGGTGCGCGTCGACCCGCTCGCGGCCGACGCCGCATCGGTCGGCGCGGCGACGGAGACCCCGAGGGTCACGACAGCGGCGAGCGCCAGGGCGGCGGCCAGGCGCCGAGCGGCGCTGCTGATCCGAGATGGCATGAGTGCTCCTTCTGCGCGCGAGAAAGGGGGGGATCGCGGCGGATCGAGACGCTAGCCGGTCCTCGGGGCCGGGCAGCGGCCGCGGGCCGCGCCTGTGCACTCGGCCCTCCCGCCGCACCGATCCGGAGCGGCGGGAGGGCCGAGCGCGTGCGACCGTCAGCCGCAGTGCGACTGGAAGGCATCGGGGAACACGACGGTGAATCCACCGGTGATGTTGCAGGTCCTCCAGTCCGCCACGCCCTGTCCACGCCGGAGGACGTACGAGACGATCACCACGCAGTTCTTCCCCGACCGGTTCGCCGTGCAGATCTGCGCCGCGAGCTTGTAGGAGTCGGTCAGCCCGAACGAGAGTCGCGCCAGGTCGGACGGCGTCACGAAGAAGGAGCGGTTGACGAGTCCCGCCTGGCTCGCCGTGATCGAGCCGGCGTCCGCGGTGGAGGACGAGGACACCGCGGCGGGCGCCGCGGATGCCGGGTCGGTCGGGGCGGACACCGACACGCCGAGGCCGACGACCGCCGCGAGGACGGCCGACGCCAGGAGGCGCCGGGAGGTGGGACGCGGGGTGCGTGCGAGGCGGGATGACATGTGCGCTCCTTCTGCTCCGCGACGACCGTCGCCGGGGAGCGATCGAACCGTAGCGACGCGCCCGCCGCGGAGGCGCCGGCTGTTCACGAGCGGGCGGGACGCCGGATCCGGCCGAGCGGCCTTGTCACTGCTCCCCCGCAGGCGTTGCCTGGGTGAGAGCGCCGACGGCGGCGCCGGAACCGGCAGGAGACCCCATGAGGGAGCTGAAGCTCGTCGCGGCCATCGCGAGGATCGAGGACGCGGAGGCGCTGGATCCGATCGTCGGCCGGGTGAAGGGCGTCGTCACCGCGCTGCTGAAGCCGCGGGCGCTGGCCGACCTGCTGCACGGCGTGCCGTTCGGGCACCCGCTGCACCCGGTGGCCGTCCTGATCCCCACCGGCGCGTGGGTGTCCTCCGCGGTGCTCGACCTCCTGCCCGGCAACGAGAAGGCCAGCCGGGCGCTCGTGGGCGTCGGCGTGCTGAGCGCGGCGCCCTCCATCGCCTCCGGCTACGCCGACTGGTCGCAGCTGCACGAGCAGCAGATGCGCGTCGGCATCGTGCACTCCGCGGCCAACGCCCTCGCGACGGGCCTGTACGGCCTCTCGTGGATCCAGCGCGCCCGCGGCAAGCACACGAGCGGCAAGGTGCTCGGACTCGCGGGCCTCGGCCTCGTCTCCGCCGGCGGCTTCCTCGGCGGCCACCTCGCCTACCGCCAGGCGGCCGGCGCCAACCACGCCGAGGACGTGCCGCACCGCTTCCCCGTCGGCTGGCAGGAGCTCGGCCGGCTCGACGAGCTGCCCGACGGCCGCCTCGCGAAGCGCGACGTCGCGGGACTCCCCGTGCTCGTGCGTCGCCACGGCATGACGGTGGATGCCCTCAGCGACACCTGCAGCCACCTCTCCGCGCCGCTCGACGAGGGGACGCTCGGCACCGACCCGAAGACGGGCGAGGCGTGCGTCACCTGCCCGTGGCACGAGAGCGTGTTCAGCCTGAGGACGGGCGAGGTGATCCACGGCCCGGCGACCGCGCCGCAGCCCCGCTTCGAGACGCGCGTCACGGGCGGTCTCGTGGAGGTGCGGCTGCCGAACGCGGGCTAGTCGCCGTCGGCGGGCGCGTCGTCGCCCGCCTCGACGGTCCCGCGCAGCGCGAGGGCCGCCAGCAGGGCGCATCCCGCGAAGACGACGGCGCCCGCGACGGTCGGCAGCGCGATGCCGGTCGTGGCCAGCACGCCGCCCAGCGCCGATCCCGCCGCGAGGCCGAGCAGGCTGACGACCCGGCCCGCCGCGCCCACGCGCCCGAGCAGGTCCGCGGGGACGAGCCGCTGCCGGAGCGTGGTCGCGCAGATGCTCCAGACCACGGCGTGCAGGATGTAGAGCGCGAGCAGGATCCCGGCGACGACCGGGTCCCGCGTCACGGCGAGGCCCGCGAGTGTCGCGGCGCCCAGCGCGAGGGCGGCCGTGATGGTCCAGCGGGAGCCGAGGCGGGCGCGGAGAGGAGCGGCGATCGCGGATCCGGCGAGGCCGCCGAGCGCGCTGACCGCGAGGAGCACGCCGTAGCCGGCGGCGTCGAGGCCGAGCCGCTCGCCCGCGAACAGCACGAGCACCGAGAACGGCAGCATGTAGCCGACGCTGGCCAGGCCGCCGACGAGCGCGAGGGATCCGACCGTGCGGTGCCCGGCGAGCCAGCGCACGCCCGCCGCCGCCTCGCGGGACACGGAGCGGCGCGGCCCCGGAGCGGGAGGCGCCGGATCCACCCGCCGCGGCAGCGCGAGCGCCACGGCCCCGGCCGCCACCCACAGCCCGCCGGTGGCGTACACGGGCCAGGCGGCGGCGAGCGCGAACAGGATCCCGCCGAGCGGCGGCCCGACGAACTCGTCCGCCACGAGCTGCGTGCCGGTGATGCGCGCGTTCGCGCGGTCGAGGCGGCCCGCCGGCACGATCGACGGCAGCACGGCGACCGCGGCCCCGTCGGCGGCGCTCTCGAGCACGCCGACCACGGCCATCACCGCGTAGAGCGCCGCGAGCGACGCGACGCCCGACTGGATCGATGCCGCGAGGCCCAGCACGGCCACGCCGCGGAGCGCGTTCGCGACGACGATCAGCGTGCGCCGGTCGAGCCGGTCGACGTGCACGCCCACGGGCAGCGCGACCAGCAGCCGCACGAGCGCGTACGTGGTCGCGAGCCCGGCGACGCCGCGCGGGTCGTCGGTGAGGCCCGCCGCGACGAGCGGCATGGTGACGAAGACGAGCCCGTCCGCGAGGTTGGAGAGCGCGTTCGCGCCCCACAGCCCCGCGAACGCGCTCGGTCGTCTCACGCCGGGCTCCCCGGGGCGGCGTGCGCCCCGTGGAGCCCGGTCATCGGGATCAGATCCCGGCGCCCTCGGACGCGGCCGTCGCCGGGCCCACGTCCGTGGAGGTCGCGCCGGACGCCGATCCGCCGGCGGACGCACCCGCCGCCGTCGAGCCCAGGAACGAGCTCAGCGCCGTCGCGACGTCGATGCCCGTGGTGTCCTTGAGCAGCTTCGGCAGCGTCGCCATGTTCTCGGCCACCGAGCGGTTGAGCGCGTTCGCGCCGTCCGCCGAGATGATCGTCATGTTGTCGACGTTGGCGAGCGGCGCCGCCATCTCGCGCGCGATCTCGGGCATCGACGCGATGATGCGCGCCTGCAGCGCCTCGCGCGACAGCTTGTTCTGCGCCTCGGCGAGCGCGGCGGCCGCCTCGGCCTCCGCCTGGCCGCGCGCCTGGATCGCGTCGGCGTTCGCCTTCCCGAGCGCGGTGATGGACGCGGCCTCGTTCACGGCAGCGGTCTTCGCCGCCTCGGCGTTCTGCGTGCGCTGGTAGACCTCCACGTCGACCTTGGCCTTCTCGGCGTCGCGGGCCGCCTGCGCGTCCTGGACGGTCGCGTACTTGCGCGCCTCGGCGGGGAGCTCGACGTCGATGCGCAGGCGCTCCTTCGAGACCTCGGCCTGCGCGGCGACCGCGGTGCGCTCCTGGTCGGCGACCAGGCGGTCCTGCTCCGCCTTGGCCAGCTCGCCGGCCGCGAGCGCGGTCGCGTTGGCGCGGTCGGTGTCGGCCTTGATGGCGGCACGGCGCAGGTCGAGCTCGAGCTGGCGCTCGGCGGTCTGCTGGTCGTTCTCGATGGCGGCGAGCGC is a genomic window of Clavibacter capsici containing:
- a CDS encoding glucose 1-dehydrogenase; this translates as MSTDQYTFQDPTKMYADIQPSAQQQDGPGLDSALDDTADRGEKTYRGSNRLEGRKALVTGADSGIGAAVAIAYAREGADVALSYLPEEEEDAKKVVALIEEAGRKAVAIPGDIATAEFSRELVAKAVEGLGGLDIVVNNAGKQQNVDALEDISDEEFDLTFKTNVYAMFWITKAALPHLKPGSSIINTSSIQAYAPSPNLVHYATTKASINAFSKGLAGQLAPKGIRVNVVAPGPIWTPLQTAGGQPEDALPEFGEQTPLGRAGQPAELAPAYVFLASNESSYVIGETLNVNGGMPTP
- a CDS encoding Rieske 2Fe-2S domain-containing protein; the protein is MRELKLVAAIARIEDAEALDPIVGRVKGVVTALLKPRALADLLHGVPFGHPLHPVAVLIPTGAWVSSAVLDLLPGNEKASRALVGVGVLSAAPSIASGYADWSQLHEQQMRVGIVHSAANALATGLYGLSWIQRARGKHTSGKVLGLAGLGLVSAGGFLGGHLAYRQAAGANHAEDVPHRFPVGWQELGRLDELPDGRLAKRDVAGLPVLVRRHGMTVDALSDTCSHLSAPLDEGTLGTDPKTGEACVTCPWHESVFSLRTGEVIHGPATAPQPRFETRVTGGLVEVRLPNAG
- a CDS encoding MFS transporter translates to MRRPSAFAGLWGANALSNLADGLVFVTMPLVAAGLTDDPRGVAGLATTYALVRLLVALPVGVHVDRLDRRTLIVVANALRGVAVLGLAASIQSGVASLAALYAVMAVVGVLESAADGAAVAVLPSIVPAGRLDRANARITGTQLVADEFVGPPLGGILFALAAAWPVYATGGLWVAAGAVALALPRRVDPAPPAPGPRRSVSREAAAGVRWLAGHRTVGSLALVGGLASVGYMLPFSVLVLFAGERLGLDAAGYGVLLAVSALGGLAGSAIAAPLRARLGSRWTITAALALGAATLAGLAVTRDPVVAGILLALYILHAVVWSICATTLRQRLVPADLLGRVGAAGRVVSLLGLAAGSALGGVLATTGIALPTVAGAVVFAGCALLAALALRGTVEAGDDAPADGD
- a CDS encoding SPFH domain-containing protein, which produces MDLASGGTTAIAVIVVIVILVALVGFIASRVRRVPPNQALVIVGRNAERSEGGAGFSSPQKVIIGGRTFIWPIFQEGFTLSLEQYQTSVTAEARDANFINTAVVATVNFKVTGTEDGVRRAVQRYLLQQDALPEIVRQSLEGAIRGLIGDRPVDELVKSFSVVAQEAVNQTKNDLAELGLQIETLNVREITTPGSTYLDDRARSNAARARQIAEVAEAENKRISALAAIENDQQTAERQLELDLRRAAIKADTDRANATALAAGELAKAEQDRLVADQERTAVAAQAEVSKERLRIDVELPAEARKYATVQDAQAARDAEKAKVDVEVYQRTQNAEAAKTAAVNEAASITALGKANADAIQARGQAEAEAAAALAEAQNKLSREALQARIIASMPEIAREMAAPLANVDNMTIISADGANALNRSVAENMATLPKLLKDTTGIDVATALSSFLGSTAAGASAGGSASGATSTDVGPATAASEGAGI